ctatttagggtaccatcgacaccgaggaaccctctttttcttcttcttcttcttcttcttcttcttctttctcttttcttcttcttcttcttcttcttcttcttcttaaacctagcactaacctaaaacaaaacaggaaaaaactacacctaaacctaaaaactcaaaactacacctaaacctaaaaactcaaaactacacctaattaaacctagcactaacctaaaaCAAATCAAGAAAATAGAGAAcaaaaaaacagggaaaaaatagaaaaaaaattaCCTCTTGCTCCGGCGAGGTCGGCCGGTTGGGCGGGGCGGTGCAGGGGACGGGAGGAGGACGAcagcggggcggggcggcgcagggACCTCGGGGAGGGGTCCGGCACCGGGGCGGCCTGCCGCAGGCCACTCCGGCGACGgggcgcggcggggcggcgggccgACGGGGCACGGCAGGGCGGCGGGCCGACGgggcgcggcggggcggcggggcggggatggccggcggcggcgacagaggagagaggcgggcgcacgggagggagggagagagagaaagagagagggggggagacGGTCTAGAAGTCCACTTTGCTTGAGAAACTTTACAACATAGTATCGGGGCCTGACCCGACCCTCCAGGCTAAGACAAACACTTATCGGCCGATGAGCAACATATGCAGGTTCCAGCCTCACCTCAGATAACAGGAACTCGGACCTGCGCTTCAGAGATTCCTTTGAGATGGTCAGCACCATCGGCGCCTTACAGACAGCAATGCTCACTTGGGCATCAGACCACCTGAACGTATTCTTCAAGTAGTCCACTTTGGCGACGATCTTCTCCTCAGTGAGAAATGCGACAGCCTGCAGTGCCCGCCTGAACATCCCAGAGCCACGGGGCACACCTAGTCTTTCAGTACATGCCACCATTGCGCGGACGCGCTCCGGGTTGGTGGTCAGCATCCTCGGCACAGCGATACACAGCTTGGCAATATCACAAGCACCTAGCCCGCACTCCCTCAGGAAGGCAACATTGGGCTTGACCAACTTATCGAGGTCCGACGACAGAAGGTGGGATGAGCGCTTGAGCAGCCGGAGGAAGTTGTGGGAGGAGCCGAAGAGGAGCAGGTAGTAGTGCAGCCTGGAGACTATGGCTCTACGCCGGAAGCGGTCCGGGGTGAGGGAGACGAGGCGGGCGATGTCAGGACGCGAGAGACCTAGGCCAGTGAGCCCGACGACCTTAGGGGCCAGTGTTTGGTCCACTTTGGTGCAGAGTAACAGCGGATCTTTGCCGACGACGGCGGCGACGTCGGCGCCGGAGAGGCCAAGGCCGGCGAGGAAGGTGAGGACGGCGTCGGGCTTGGTGGGGGATTTGAGGTGGGAGAGCTTCTTGGAGGCCTTGAGGGCTTGTGGCCGGGTGAGACCGCAGGTGGCGACGAGGTACTCTTCCACGGCGAAGCCACTGGGATTTGGGGAAATgtggggcgcggcggcggagaggagACGGCGGAGTGGGAAGATGGCAGAGCTGTAGGTGGGGGAAGAAGAGAGGAGACGGGAAACGACGCACTctcggaggcggcggcggcgagaacAACGGCGCCGGCGGCGATGCAGAGAGAGATCTCCGATGGATTGCCTCTCCGATGGATCTCTAATGGAATTTTCAGCAACAAAATCAGCCAAATGACCGGAAGAAGCATTTCTAAATCGCATTAAATTAGATAGATTTCCTACTGACAAAATGATATCTAGCAGAAAAATTGA
The sequence above is a segment of the Aegilops tauschii subsp. strangulata cultivar AL8/78 chromosome 6, Aet v6.0, whole genome shotgun sequence genome. Coding sequences within it:
- the LOC109765026 gene encoding uncharacterized protein, with the protein product MAQRNVCCQFHSLMCSDFKSDLGRGICRHSTFRYVDMGQLQPVKMVLSEIKLLPHKSMWHKLCSLFSFYSSIFLLDIILSVGNLSNLMRFRNASSGHLADFVAENSIRDPSERQSIGDLSLHRRRRRCSRRRRLRECVVSRLLSSSPTYSSAIFPLRRLLSAAAPHISPNPSGFAVEEYLVATCGLTRPQALKASKKLSHLKSPTKPDAVLTFLAGLGLSGADVAAVVGKDPLLLCTKVDQTLAPKVVGLTGLGLSRPDIARLVSLTPDRFRRRAIVSRLHYYLLLFGSSHNFLRLLKRSSHLLSSDLDKLVKPNVAFLRECGLGACDIAKLCIAVPRMLTTNPERVRAMVACTERLGVPRGSGMFRRALQAVAFLTEEKIVAKVDYLKNTFRWSDAQVSIAVCKAPMVLTISKESLKRRSEFLLSEVRLEPAYVAHRPISVCLSLEGRVRPRYYVVKFLKQSGLLDR